A region of the Sodalis ligni genome:
CCGATCTGACCTTTTTCCAACGCATAGGGTAACCGGATTTCAAAGCGGAAAATACCTTGCTGCTCCGCCAGGGCGATAAGGCGGATGATATTGGTTTCGTCGTTGACCTGTGTGGAAAGCACCTGCAGCGCCAAGGCCTTGAGCTGTTCCTGGTGGGTATGGGAATGTACGGGCGGGGTTTTGGTCACGATGCCGAAAATCGGCATGACGCCATAAATGGCATCAATGAAGCTCCAGCGCTTTTGCAGCTGGCGGATAAATAGTGCGTATAATCAAAGCAGAAACTTTCGCCCTGAACGCCAGCATCGAGCTGATATTTTGCCATTTTGCCCCATCCCCCCTCGCTGTCCCGGCGTAATCCCCGCCACACAATGTGCCGATAACTATAGCATAGGGTAATGAATAATAGGTGAATAGGCGGGCGGTTCAAGGGCAACAGAATAGTAATATTTTATTTATTATTTAGAGTATCTACCCTTCAGGACATTTCCTAACGCATATCCGATGGCGCAATAACGCCTCAGGCGGTATGCTCAGTACCATTTGTTTCACCTTATGTACGCAGATTATCGGCACAATGAATAAGATTGTTTTTGTTGAAGATGACACCGAAGTCGGCAACCTCATTGCAGCATGGCTCGGTAAACACGATTTCGAGGTTACTCTCGAACCGCGGGGAGATCGCGCCCAAGAGGTGATTATGCGTGAAAACCCCGATCTGGTGTTGCTGGATATCCTGCTGCCGGGCAAAGACGGTATGACGATATGCCGGGATTTACGCCCGGTCTACAACGGCCCTATCGTTCTGTTGACTTCCCTGGACAGCGATATGAATCATGTTCTGGCGCTGGAAATGGGCGCCAATGATTATATTTTGAAAACCACCCCGCCGGCGGTACTGCTGGCGCGGCTGCGTTTGCATCTGCGGCAGAGCGCCTTTGTTCCCCGCGAGGTATCTCCTGCGGCGGGCAGTACCGGCAGCGTGCTGCATTTCGGGCAGTTAAGTATCGATTTAATTAACCGGGAAGTGATTCTGGGCACAGAAACGGTTTTGCTTTCCACTTCCGACTTTGAACTGCTGTGGGAACTGGCGACCCACGCCGGCCAGATCATGGATCGTGAGGCGTTACTGAAAAATTTACGCGGCGTCAGCTACGACGGCCTTGACCGCAGCATCGACGTCGCCATTTCCCGGCTGCGTAAAAAACTCTATGACAA
Encoded here:
- the rstA gene encoding two-component system response regulator RstA, whose product is MNKIVFVEDDTEVGNLIAAWLGKHDFEVTLEPRGDRAQEVIMRENPDLVLLDILLPGKDGMTICRDLRPVYNGPIVLLTSLDSDMNHVLALEMGANDYILKTTPPAVLLARLRLHLRQSAFVPREVSPAAGSTGSVLHFGQLSIDLINREVILGTETVLLSTSDFELLWELATHAGQIMDREALLKNLRGVSYDGLDRSIDVAISRLRKKLYDNALEPFRIKTVRNKGYLFAPNAWESARP